Genomic DNA from Bosea sp. (in: a-proteobacteria):
TACACCTCGGGCGTCTTCTTCGCCAAGGGCGGCGCTGGCCTCGGGGTTACCCAGTTCTCGGAGATGGAGCGCACCACGATCGGTCCGCTCACCAACCGCAGCACCGCCACCGCGGTCGCCTACAATGCCGGCATCGAGGCGGGCACGGTCCATGGCTTCGGCATGTTCGAGCTTTCGCCGCGGGCGCGCCTCGCCTGGATTGGCGGCAATCTCGGCAGCATCGCCGAAACCGGCATCGTCGCCCCGCTCTCGATCGGCTCGCGCGGACTTGGCGCGTTGGTCGCCGGCGGCGAACTTCGTGCGACGGCGCACATCGTCAACACCGCCGAGCGCAAGATCAGCGTCAGCGCCGTGATCGGCTACGAGCGCTATCTCAGCCATACCGGCAACACGGCGTCGGCGCGCTTGATCGGCAACACCGCCCGGTCTTTCCGCAGCGTGGTGAACGACGCGCGCGGCCCCGGACTCATGATGGGGCTTGGCGTCTCCTCGCAGCTCTCCTCCGGCTGGGTGCTGACCGCCGATTACCGCGCCTCTTTCGGCGACCGCAATCTGGTCCGGCACACTGGCCAGCTCGGCGTGCGCGCCTCCTTCTGAGGCCGCGAGGGGCTGCGCCCCTCCACAAGCCGGGAACGGGGGCCAGCCGCCGGGGCTGTATTCCATGGCCCGTGTGTGCTAGCCGCACGCCTTCGATCATGAGGCAGGGCCGGAGCGTCCAGCCTTAACGCGGGCGGCGCCAACACGCACGGCCCGCGGGGGACTGTTGACTTCCATGCCACATCAAACTCGCCGCATCGCCCGCGCCCTCATCTCCGTGTCGGACAAAACCGGGCTCGAGGATTTCGCCCGCTCGCTCGTTGCGGCAGGCGTCGAGCTTGTGTCCACCGGCGGCACGCGTGCCGCGCTGGCGGCGGCCGGCCTTGCGGTGCGCGATGTCTCCGACCTGACCGGCTTTCCCGAGATGATGGACGGCCGGGTCAAGACGCTGCACCCCGGCGTTCATGGCGGGCTTCTGGCCATCCGCGCCAACCCGGAGCACCAGGCCGCGATGCTATCGCACGGCATCGCGGCCATCGACCTGCTCGTGGTCAATCTTTATCCGTTCGAGGCGACTGTCGCCGCCGGCAAGCCGGCCGATGACTGCATCGAGAACATCGACATCGGCGGCCCCGCCATGATCCGCGCCGCCGCCAAGAACCATCATGACGTGGCCGTGGTGGTGGATGTGGCCGATTACGCCGCGATCCTCGCCGATATGGGCGCCCATCGCGGGGCTGTGACGCTCAGCCTGCGCCGCAAGCTTGCGCAGAAGGCCTATGCCCGCACGGCGGCCTATGACGCGGCGATCTCCAACTGGTTCGCGGCCGAGCTTGGAGAGACAGCCCCCGCCTTCCGCGCCTTTGGCGGGCAGCTCGCCTCCCCGCTGCGCTACGGGGAGAATCCGCACCAGCACGCCGCGCTCTACCAGGGCCCGTCAGTGCGGCCGGGCGTGCTGAGCGCCCGGCAGGTGCAGGGCAAGCAGCTCTCCTACAACAATATCAACGACACCAACGCGGCCTATGAGTGCGTGGCGGAGTTCGATCCCGCCCAGGGCCCGGCCTGCGTCATCGTCAAGCACGCCAACCCCTGCGGCGTTGCGAAGGGCGCCACGTTGGCTCAGGCCTACGAGGCGGCCCTTGCATGCGATCCGGTCTCGGCCTTCGGCGGCATCGTCGCGCTCAACGGCACGCTCGATGCCGAGGCCGCGCGCCGCATCGTGGAGATATTCACCGAGGTCATCATCGCGCCTGATGCCAGCGAAGAGGCCATCGCCATCATCGCCGCCAAGAAGAACCTGCGCCTGCTGCTGGCAGGGAGCCTGCCCGATCCGCGCGAGCCAGGCCTGTCTCTGGCGGCCGTGGCCGGCGGGCTTCTGGTGCAGTCGCGCGACAACGCCGTGATCGACGACATGGAACTGAAGGTCGTGACGCGCCGCGTGCCAAGCGCGCGCGAGCTTGAGGATCTGCGCTTCGCCTTCCGCGTCGCTAAGCACGTGAAGTCCAACGCCATCGTCTATGCCCGCGACGGCGCCACCGTCGGCATTGGCGCAGGACAGATGAGCCGGGTGGATTCCTCACGGATCGCTGCCTGGAAGGCCGGGGAGGCGGCAAGGTCGGCCGGCCTGCCCGAAAGCCTCGCCAAGGGCTCGGTCGTGGCGTCGGACGCCTTCTTTCCCTTCGCCGATGGCCTGATCGCCGCAGCCGAGGCCGGCGCAACAGCGGTGGTTCAGCCCGGCGGCTCCATGCGCGATGACGAGGTGATCCGCGCCGCCGACGAGGCCGGGCTCGCCATGATCTTCACCGGCCACAGGCATTTCCGCCATTGACGAAGGCGTTCGCAGCCCTGCCGGGGCCTGGCCCGTTGAGGCCGGGCGAGAAGCGCCCTATCTGTGGGCCATGGGGCGGATGCAGCGCGTGTTGAGCATATTCAGACCAAAGGCCCGCGCCAGCGCGCGGCTCGAGCGCATCCGGCGCTGGGACAAGCCCCTGACCAGCGCGCGGCAGCGTTTCGATGCCTGGATCAACATGCTGTTCGTGGATCATGGCATCCTGCGGCTGATCTATGTTAACGAGCGGCGCGTCAGCCCCGCTTTCCTGCGCTCGGCGCAGCCGGCGCCTCATGACATCCGCCGCGCCGCCCGCGAGGGCGTGAAGACCATCATCAACCTGCGCGGCGGACGCGAGCACGGCGCCTGGCCATTGCAGCGCGAGGCCTGCGAGCGCAACGGCGTCGAGCTGCGCGAGATCACCATCCGCTCGCGCGGCGCTCCGGACCGCGAGACCCTTCTCTCCCTGCCCGACTTCTTCGCCTCGATCACCTACCCGGCTTTGGCCCATTGCAAGTCGGGCGCGGACCGCGCTGGCATGTTCTCGGCGTTGTATCTGCTGGTCCATCAGGGTCGCCCGGTGGCGGAGGCCAAGCGCCAGCTCTCGCTCAGATACGGCCATGTCCGTCTTGCCAAGACCGGCATCCTCGATGCGTTCCTCGATGCCTATGAGCGTGAAGGCGAGGCCAGGGGCATCGGCTTCATCGACTGGGTGCGCGACATCTATGATCCGGCGGCGCTGGAAGCGTCCTTCCATGAAGGCTTCTGGGCCAGCCTTCTCGTCGACCGGCTGGTGCGCCGCGAATAGGCCGGCCTCAGGCCTCGAGCGTCTGCAGCCTGTGCAGGCGCGCATAGGCGCCATGCTGCGCGATCAGCTCGGCATGGGCGCCTGTCTCGACGATCCGCCCCTGCTCCATCACCGCAATCTGGTCGGCATCGCGCACGGTCGAGAGCCGGTGCGCGATGACAAGCGTGGTTCGCCCTTTCATCAGCCGCGCCAGCGCATCCTGCACCAGCCGCTCCGATTCGGCGTCGAGCGCACTCGTGGCTTCGTCCAGCAGCAGGATGGGCGCGTCCTTGAGGATCGCGCGCGCCAAGGCGATCCGCTGGCGCTCCCCGCCCGAGAGCCGCCCGCCGCGGTCTCCCACACGGGTTTCGTAGCCGTCGGGCAGGCGCATCACGAAATCGTGCGCGGCGGCGGATTGCGCGGCGGCCATGATCTCCGCCTCGCTGGCGCCCGGCCGTCCAAAGGCGATATTGGCGCGGATGGTGTCGTCAAAAAGGATCACATCCTGCGACACCACCGCGATGCTCGATCGCAGCGATTTCAACGTCACCGTCCGGACATCCTGACCATCCACAAGGACCGCGCCCGAGCCGACATCGTAAAGTCGCGGAACCAGGGCCAGCAGCGTCGACTTGCCCGATCCTGACCGGCCGACCAGCGCCGTCACCTTGCCGCCCGGCGCTTCGAGGCTGAGCCCCGTCACCGCCGGCTGATCGTCCCGGTAACCGAATGACACGTTGTCGAAGCTCAGCCCCGCTTGCCCGAGCGCAAGCGGGCGCGCATCGGCCCGCTCGGTGATCCGCGCCGGCTCGTCCAGCGTGCCGTAGTAGCGCTTGAGCGCGGCGAGCGCCTCCTGCACCACGGCGTTGAGGTTGCCCATGGCGCGCAGCGGCTGCGCGGCCAGCAGCAGCGCGGTCACATAGCCCGTGAAGTCGCCGATCGTGCCAGAGCCCGAGTTGACCCTGATGCCGATGATGAACAGCACCACCGCCACCGCGAAACCGCCGCCGACCTCGAGCAGCGGCTCGATCCGGCCCTTGACGTTGATCGCCTTCATCCTCAGCCGCCGGAGCAGATCGAATGTGCCGCGCGCGCGCTCCTTGAGATAGGGCTCGAGCTGGTCGGTCTTGGCCGACCGGGCGCCCTGCAGCCCTTCCGCCACCAGCGCCGCCATGATGCCGCTCTGCTCCTGGTGGCTCGTGGCCACGCGCCTGAGCTTCCTGCCGATCGCGATGATGGGGCCGGCCACGAAGGGCACCACAACGATGGCGACGAGGGTGAGCTGCCAGTCGATCCACAGCATCGCCCCGAAAAGGCCGATCGCGGTGATGCCATCGCGGACCGCGATGTTGATCACGCGCGTCAACGCCTCGCGCACGAAGGCGAAATCGGTGGTGAAGCGCTGGGTGAGAGCGGCCGGGCTCTCGCGCTGGGACTGCGCGAGGTCGGAATCGACCAGATGCACATAGAGCCGCCCCTGCATGCTAGCCTCGACATGCGTGACCACCGCATTGGTCAGCACGATCTGCCCCATCAGCGAGAAGCCCTTCATCGATGTCACGATCACGACCAGAACAGCGATGACATGGATGGGGCCCACGGCGCCGCCCGTCACCCCCACCAGCCAGCCGCGGATCGTGTTCAGCACGGGCACGGCGGTGCCCTCGGCGCCGGTCGTGAACGAATCGAAGGCGAGCTTGATGAGGACCGGGTAAAGGCTTGTCGTGCCCGCGATCAGCAGCACCAGCCCCAGCACCAGCAGGAGCTGGAAGCGATGGGGCCGAACCTCCTCGCGCCAGAGCCGCAGCAGCAGCGGCCACCCTTCGGCGGCATCACGTGCGGACAGCTTGGCCATGGCGGCTAAATCTCCTGATCGGGCGAGGGGCGCGATCGTCAGGGCCGGCATGCCGCAAAGCCCTCTGCTTGTCGAGCCGCCGGAACGCAAATCGCCCCGCGTGGTGGCGCGGGGCGAGCCAGGCCATGGGCCTGAGAATTGACCTGGAGCGGGCGAAGGGATTCGAACCCTCGACCCCGACCTTGGCAAGGTCGTGCTCTACCACTGAGCTACACCCGCATCCGTGTGGGCCCGCCGGCGGCTGGGCGCTGACGAGGCGCGTTCTTTGCCTCAAACGCTGCGGCTCTGCAAGCCCCTTTTGCGAACAAGTTTGAAGCCTTGCCTTGCACCGGTCCGGCGCGGCATGAAGCGCCAGCCCGCCCACCATCCGGAACGATCCGATGCATGACGAGACCTCCACGCCCTTTGGCGACGCCGCCGTGCGCCCGGCCGAACAGACCCCCCTGACGCCCGCGCAGCTTCTCGCGCGCCTGCATGGGCTCGGGATCGAGGCCCTGACGACCACGCATGAAGCTGCCTTCACGGTGGAGCAGAGCCGGCATCTCACCGGCCACATCCCCGGAGCGCACACCAAGAACCTCTTTCTCAAGGACAAGAAGGGGCGGCTGTTCCTCGTCGTGGCCGAGCATGAGCGGCGAATTGACCTCAAGCGCCTGCATGAGGCCATCGGCGCCTCGGGCCGGCTGTCCTTCTGCAGCGCCGAGCAGATGATGACCTATCTCGGCGTCACGCCCGGATCTGTGACGGCGCTGGCGCTGGTCAACGACCATGGCCATGATGTCACGCTGATCGTGGATGCGCGGCTGTTCGAGGCGGAAGAGATCAACTGCCATCCTCTCGTCAACACCATGACCACCACGCTGCGTCGCCAGGATCTGCTCGCCTTCTTCCGGTCCACCGGCCACGAGCCTTTGCCGGTGCGCCTGCCCGAGCCGCCCGCAGAAGGCTGAAAAGCGATCAAAACACAGCTCGCCGGATGGACAATGTCAGGTCGAGCACCCACATTGACTGCACCTTGCAAGCATGACGCGGCATCGGCACGGCCGGCCGCCAGGATGGACCCACAGTGACGATGTTCGCCAGCACCGGCTTGACGCCGCAACCCGCCCCGGCAGCGGACCAGAACCTCATTCGCGACACAACCACACAGGGCTTCCGCCAGGATGTGCTGACGGAATCGATGACGCAGCCTGTCCTGGTGGATTTCTGGGCCCCCTGGTGCGGGCCCTGCAAGCAGCTCACCCCCGTCATCGAAAAGGCCGTCAAGGCCGCTGGCGGCAAGGTGAAGCTCGTCAAGATGAACATCGACGAGCATCCCCAGATCGCGGGCCAGCTCGGCATCCAGTCGATTCCGGCCGTCATTGCCTTCTCCAAGGGACAGCCGGTCGACGGCTTCATGGGCGCCGTGCCGGAAAGCCAGATCAGGCAGTTCATCGAGAAGCTGGTGGGGCCGGTCGGGCCCGGCCCGGCCGCCGAGATGATCGAGGCAGCCGGACAGGCAGCCGCGGCGGGCGATCCAGCCAGCGCCATGGAGCTGTACGCCGCTGTCCTCACGCAGGAGCCTGCGAATCTCGCCGCCATCGCCGGCATGGCCAAGCTCCAGCTCGATATGGGCGATCTCGACGCCGCGCGGCAGATTCTGGCACTTGCGCCGCCCGAAAAGACCGCCGATCCGGCGCTGAGCGGCGTGCGCGCCGCGATCGAACTGGCCGAGCAGGCGGCGGCGCTTGGCGATGTCGGCGGCCTGATGAAGGCCGTGGACGCCAACCCCAAGGATCATCAGGCGCGCTTCGACCTGGCCCTGGCGCTTAACGCCCATGGCCGCCGCGATGAGGCGGTCGACCATCTCATCGCCATCGTGAAGGCCGATCGGCAATGGCGGGAGGATGGCGCGCGCAAGCAGCTTGTCCAGTTCTTCGAGGCCTGGGGCCCCATGGACGATGCAGCGATCGCAGGCCGGCGCAAGCTGTCGACGGTGCTGTTCTCGTGATCGGCGGGCACGACCGGAGCGTGAAGGCATCATGAGCATGAACGCCGTGTATCGAGGCCCCGGGGATTGCCCCGCCACCATCCCGCTCTTCCCGCTGCCCGGAGCCCTTCTCCTGCCGCGCGGCCAGATACCGCTCAACATCTTCGAGCCGCGCTACCTCGCCATGATCGATGACGCGCTGCGCAGCCATCGGCTGATTGGCATGATCCAGCCCAATGAGGAGGCGGCGGAGGCCACGCGGCTGACGCCTTCGCTCTACGCCATCGGCTGCATCGGCCGCATCACCCAACTCGCCGAGACCGGGGACGGGCGATACCTGCTCACGTTGACCGGCGTGGCCCGGTTCGAGCTGGTGGAAGAGCTGCAGGCCATGACGCCCTATCGCCAGGCCCGCGTCAGCTATGATCGCTTCATCAGCGATTTCGAGGCGCGTGCCGGCGAGGCGGGCGTCGACCGGGTCGGCCTGCTGCGCGCGCTCAAGGAATTCGCGGCCGCGAATGAGCTCAAGATCGACTGGAAGGGCGTCAACGAGGCGCCGAACGAGGCGCTCGTGAATGCGCTCTCGATGATGGCGCCCTTCGGCGCCAAGGAGAAACAGGCCCTGCTCGAGGCATCCGACCTCAAGACGCGGGCCGAGATGCTGGTGGCGATCACCGAGATGGAGCTGGCGCGCGGCGGCTCCGATTCCGACACGACGCTGCAGTGAGCGCTCGGGCGGGCGCGCTTTCCGGCGCCGGCGCGGCTTCGCCGCCGGGCGCTGGTCCTGATGGGGCGGCATCCTATCCGCCGCGCCGCGCCGTCGCGGCCTGGGTGATGTTCGACTGGTCGGCCCAGCCCTTCTTCACGCTGATCACCACCTTCATCTTCGCTCCCTTCTTCGCATCGGCGCTGGCCTCCAGCCCGGCGCAGGGGCAGGCGCTCTGGGGCTACGCCACCGGCGCGGCGGGCCTGTGCATCGCCCTGATGTCGCCGCTGCTCGGCGGCGTGGCCGACATGACCGGCCCGCGCAAGCCGTGGATCGCCGTCTTTGGCGGTCTTCTGGTGCTGGGCTCCAGCCTGCTCTGGTTCGCCGTGCCGGGCCATCCCTCCGCAATCCCCATTGCCCTCGCCGGCTTCATCATCGCCACCATCGGCGCCGAGTTCGCCACCGTCTTCAACAACGCCATGATGACGCGGCTGGCGCCGCCCCACCGCATCGGGCGCCTGTCCGGGACCGGTTGGGCCATGGGCTATCTGGGCGGGCTCGTCTCGCTCATCCTGGTGCTCGGCTTCCTCGCCGCCAGCCCGGAGACGGGCCGCACGCTGCTCGGCCTGCAGCCCGCCTTGGGCCTCGATCCCGCCATGCGCGAGGGCGACCGGATCAGCGGGCCGCTCACCGCGCTCTGGTTCGTCATCTTCGTGACGCCGCTCTTCCTGTTCACGCCCGACATGCCGCGCACGGGCATGCGCCTGGGCGAGGCCGCTTCAAAGGGCTTCTGCCAGCTCAAGGCCACGCTCGCGGAGGTGCGCCGCTGGCCGTCCATGGCCCGCTTCCTCATCGCCAACATGATCTATCAGGATGGCCTCGTCGCGCTCTTCGCCTTCGGCGCGATCTATGCGGCCGGCGTCTTTGGCTGGTCCACGATCGAGGTCGGCATCTTCGGCATTCTGCTCACCGTCACCGGCACGGCCGGGGCGCTGGCCGGCGGCTGGCTCGATGACAGGATCGGGGCCAAGCACGTGATCATGGGCTCTGTCCTCATCCTGATCATCACCTGCATCGGCATCCTGTCACTCGGGCGCGAGCATGTCCTGTTCGTGATCCCGGTCGCCGGCGGCACGGCGGGCGACGGCCTGTTCGCCAGCCTGCCCGAACAGGCCTATCTCGGCCTCGGCCTCGTGATCGGCCTTGTCGCCGGCCCGATGCAGGCGGCCTCGCGCAGCCTGCTCGCCAGGCTCTCGCCGCCTGAGAAGTCCGGCCAGTTCTTCGGGCTTTTCGCCCTGTCGGGCAAGGTCACGAGCTTCATGGGCCCCACGCTGGTGGCGCTGGCCACCGATCTGGCCGACAGCCAGGCGGCAGGGCTTGCCGTGCTGATCCTCTTCTTCACGGCCGGCGCGCTGCTGCTATCTGGCGTGCGCTCCCCGGCGCGGGCCTGAATCAGCAGGCTTCCAGCCGGCGCCTCTGCCGTCCCTCGTCGTCGAAGTTTGCCGGGTCCAGCCAGGCTTGCAGCCGCGCCTGCACGGCCGGCCATTCCGGATCCGTGATCGAGAACCAGGCCGTGTCGCGGCTCTCGCCCTTCACCACCATGTGCTTGCGGAAGATGCCCTCGAAGGTGAAGCCGAAGCGCAGCGCAGCGCGCCGGGAGGGCACATTGCGTGCATCGCACTTCCATTCGAAGCGCCGATAGCCCAGCGCCTCGAAGACATGCCCGGCGCGTCCAGCCCGCCAGCCCGCTCATGAAAGCCCGCTTTCCCACGGCGCGAGATCGATCTCGATCGTCCATTCCTCGCCCAGCTCCTGCCTGATGGCGGCGGCGATGGCCCGGCCCTCGGCCGCATAAGCACGCCGCACGGCATCATTGTCGAAGCTGCGCAGGCCCGGCGCATCCTCGTCATGGGCGGCATCAAGCGCATCGAGCCAGGCTTCGATACGGTCGCACAGCTCATCGGTCAGGCCAAGTTCGTCAGGATCGGTCCCGTGGCTGCGCCCGCGGGCATCGATGCTCCACAGCGCCGGCTCGCCGGGCTCGCCGGGCTTGATCAGAAGCTCGCTCATCCCGGCCCCCGGCCATAGCGTTCGAGCCTCTCGGCAAGCATGCCCGTGTGAAGCTCGAACAGGTGATTGTCGAAGTCATGGAAATAGATCGAACGGCCTTCTCCCTCCACGCGGGGGCGCGGCGGCGCCATCTCGGCGCCCGCCTGCCGGACCCGCTCGGCGAAGGCGTCGAACTGAGCCTCCGGTATCCTGAAGGCGATGTGGTTGTAGCTCCGCATGGGCAGCGGCTCACCCTCCATGATCGCGAGCCAAACCCCGGCAATGTCGAAGAACATCTCGCGCGAGCGCGAGAAAGTCGCCTCGCCCGAGCTGTAGAGCTCTCTCGCGCCGAAGACAGCGCGCAGGAGCTCTGCCGTCCGCCCCAGGTCGCGGACGATGAGCGTGATGTGCGAGAGCCCCTCGACCGGCACGGCCCGGCCTTCAATGATTGTCGCGCGGGATGCCCTTTGTCTTGTGGATGCGCTGGTATTTCACGGCCGGCTTCAGCACCATGCCATGGCTGAGCTCGTCCACGATGCCGCGCTGGATCTCCTGCCAGGGCGTCTGGCTCTCGGGATAGCGATAGCCGCCGGCCGCATTCAGCGCGCGCCGCCGCTCGGCCAGTTCCTCCTCCGAAACCAGCATGTTGGCGGTGCGCGTGTTCAGGTCGATGCGCACGCGGTCGCCGGTCCGCACCAGCGCGAGGCCACCCCCGCTCGCCGCCTCCGGCGAGGCGTTGAGGATCGAGGGCGAGCCCGAAGTGCCCGACTGCCGACCATCGCCGATGCAGGGCAGGGAATTGATTCCCTGCTTGATGAGGTAGGCCGGCGGCCGCATGTTAACCACCTCCGCCGAGCCTGGGTAGCCGATCGGGCCCACGCCGCGGATGAAGAGCAGCGAGAAGGCGTCGAGCTTGAGCGCGGGATCGTCGATGCGCTTGTGGTAATCCT
This window encodes:
- the purH gene encoding bifunctional phosphoribosylaminoimidazolecarboxamide formyltransferase/IMP cyclohydrolase yields the protein MPHQTRRIARALISVSDKTGLEDFARSLVAAGVELVSTGGTRAALAAAGLAVRDVSDLTGFPEMMDGRVKTLHPGVHGGLLAIRANPEHQAAMLSHGIAAIDLLVVNLYPFEATVAAGKPADDCIENIDIGGPAMIRAAAKNHHDVAVVVDVADYAAILADMGAHRGAVTLSLRRKLAQKAYARTAAYDAAISNWFAAELGETAPAFRAFGGQLASPLRYGENPHQHAALYQGPSVRPGVLSARQVQGKQLSYNNINDTNAAYECVAEFDPAQGPACVIVKHANPCGVAKGATLAQAYEAALACDPVSAFGGIVALNGTLDAEAARRIVEIFTEVIIAPDASEEAIAIIAAKKNLRLLLAGSLPDPREPGLSLAAVAGGLLVQSRDNAVIDDMELKVVTRRVPSARELEDLRFAFRVAKHVKSNAIVYARDGATVGIGAGQMSRVDSSRIAAWKAGEAARSAGLPESLAKGSVVASDAFFPFADGLIAAAEAGATAVVQPGGSMRDDEVIRAADEAGLAMIFTGHRHFRH
- a CDS encoding dual specificity protein phosphatase family protein — its product is MQRVLSIFRPKARASARLERIRRWDKPLTSARQRFDAWINMLFVDHGILRLIYVNERRVSPAFLRSAQPAPHDIRRAAREGVKTIINLRGGREHGAWPLQREACERNGVELREITIRSRGAPDRETLLSLPDFFASITYPALAHCKSGADRAGMFSALYLLVHQGRPVAEAKRQLSLRYGHVRLAKTGILDAFLDAYEREGEARGIGFIDWVRDIYDPAALEASFHEGFWASLLVDRLVRRE
- a CDS encoding ABC transporter ATP-binding protein gives rise to the protein MAKLSARDAAEGWPLLLRLWREEVRPHRFQLLLVLGLVLLIAGTTSLYPVLIKLAFDSFTTGAEGTAVPVLNTIRGWLVGVTGGAVGPIHVIAVLVVIVTSMKGFSLMGQIVLTNAVVTHVEASMQGRLYVHLVDSDLAQSQRESPAALTQRFTTDFAFVREALTRVINIAVRDGITAIGLFGAMLWIDWQLTLVAIVVVPFVAGPIIAIGRKLRRVATSHQEQSGIMAALVAEGLQGARSAKTDQLEPYLKERARGTFDLLRRLRMKAINVKGRIEPLLEVGGGFAVAVVLFIIGIRVNSGSGTIGDFTGYVTALLLAAQPLRAMGNLNAVVQEALAALKRYYGTLDEPARITERADARPLALGQAGLSFDNVSFGYRDDQPAVTGLSLEAPGGKVTALVGRSGSGKSTLLALVPRLYDVGSGAVLVDGQDVRTVTLKSLRSSIAVVSQDVILFDDTIRANIAFGRPGASEAEIMAAAQSAAAHDFVMRLPDGYETRVGDRGGRLSGGERQRIALARAILKDAPILLLDEATSALDAESERLVQDALARLMKGRTTLVIAHRLSTVRDADQIAVMEQGRIVETGAHAELIAQHGAYARLHRLQTLEA
- a CDS encoding prolyl-tRNA synthetase associated domain-containing protein produces the protein MHDETSTPFGDAAVRPAEQTPLTPAQLLARLHGLGIEALTTTHEAAFTVEQSRHLTGHIPGAHTKNLFLKDKKGRLFLVVAEHERRIDLKRLHEAIGASGRLSFCSAEQMMTYLGVTPGSVTALALVNDHGHDVTLIVDARLFEAEEINCHPLVNTMTTTLRRQDLLAFFRSTGHEPLPVRLPEPPAEG
- the trxA gene encoding thioredoxin yields the protein MFASTGLTPQPAPAADQNLIRDTTTQGFRQDVLTESMTQPVLVDFWAPWCGPCKQLTPVIEKAVKAAGGKVKLVKMNIDEHPQIAGQLGIQSIPAVIAFSKGQPVDGFMGAVPESQIRQFIEKLVGPVGPGPAAEMIEAAGQAAAAGDPASAMELYAAVLTQEPANLAAIAGMAKLQLDMGDLDAARQILALAPPEKTADPALSGVRAAIELAEQAAALGDVGGLMKAVDANPKDHQARFDLALALNAHGRRDEAVDHLIAIVKADRQWREDGARKQLVQFFEAWGPMDDAAIAGRRKLSTVLFS
- a CDS encoding LON peptidase substrate-binding domain-containing protein, which encodes MSMNAVYRGPGDCPATIPLFPLPGALLLPRGQIPLNIFEPRYLAMIDDALRSHRLIGMIQPNEEAAEATRLTPSLYAIGCIGRITQLAETGDGRYLLTLTGVARFELVEELQAMTPYRQARVSYDRFISDFEARAGEAGVDRVGLLRALKEFAAANELKIDWKGVNEAPNEALVNALSMMAPFGAKEKQALLEASDLKTRAEMLVAITEMELARGGSDSDTTLQ
- a CDS encoding MFS transporter; translated protein: MFDWSAQPFFTLITTFIFAPFFASALASSPAQGQALWGYATGAAGLCIALMSPLLGGVADMTGPRKPWIAVFGGLLVLGSSLLWFAVPGHPSAIPIALAGFIIATIGAEFATVFNNAMMTRLAPPHRIGRLSGTGWAMGYLGGLVSLILVLGFLAASPETGRTLLGLQPALGLDPAMREGDRISGPLTALWFVIFVTPLFLFTPDMPRTGMRLGEAASKGFCQLKATLAEVRRWPSMARFLIANMIYQDGLVALFAFGAIYAAGVFGWSTIEVGIFGILLTVTGTAGALAGGWLDDRIGAKHVIMGSVLILIITCIGILSLGREHVLFVIPVAGGTAGDGLFASLPEQAYLGLGLVIGLVAGPMQAASRSLLARLSPPEKSGQFFGLFALSGKVTSFMGPTLVALATDLADSQAAGLAVLILFFTAGALLLSGVRSPARA
- the fosX gene encoding FosX/FosE/FosI family fosfomycin resistance thiol transferase codes for the protein MPVEGLSHITLIVRDLGRTAELLRAVFGARELYSSGEATFSRSREMFFDIAGVWLAIMEGEPLPMRSYNHIAFRIPEAQFDAFAERVRQAGAEMAPPRPRVEGEGRSIYFHDFDNHLFELHTGMLAERLERYGRGPG